One genomic segment of Trichococcus shcherbakoviae includes these proteins:
- a CDS encoding Gfo/Idh/MocA family oxidoreductase, producing the protein MIRLGIIGTSSIAHAFATAAKASGQFEIKAVYSRNQFTAQSFGEGYGADIFVTDLEKFTALEEVDAIYIASPNSLHFQQAMSAIANGKHLIVEKPIFSNTKEWEAAFSAAKANNVFLFEAARHLHEPNFALVKNEIAKLGEIDGASFTYAKYSSRYDQVLAGEEPNIFSLNFSGGALSDLGVYLLYAAIAWFGVPEEVDYAAKKIQTGVDGAGTMLLKYPYFTASLHTSKIYNSFADSEIYSAKKTLILDGVNLIQSVELVDGETNERYQLAEKASGHFMDDEVRAFARVLNDPENPDTIEDYERWTQISRDVNRTMEALRKKAGIVYPADLDEA; encoded by the coding sequence ATGATCAGATTAGGCATCATCGGAACAAGCAGCATTGCGCATGCATTCGCAACAGCGGCCAAAGCATCCGGACAATTCGAAATAAAAGCGGTCTACAGCCGCAACCAGTTCACCGCCCAAAGCTTTGGAGAAGGCTACGGTGCGGATATTTTCGTCACGGACTTGGAAAAATTCACTGCCTTGGAGGAAGTCGATGCCATCTACATCGCATCACCGAATAGCCTCCATTTCCAGCAAGCCATGTCGGCCATCGCCAATGGCAAGCATCTCATCGTCGAAAAGCCGATCTTCTCGAATACAAAAGAATGGGAAGCTGCCTTCTCGGCGGCCAAAGCCAATAATGTCTTCCTGTTTGAAGCCGCTCGCCATCTGCATGAGCCAAACTTCGCGCTGGTCAAGAATGAAATCGCCAAATTGGGCGAAATCGACGGCGCCAGCTTCACTTATGCCAAATATTCCTCCCGCTACGACCAGGTTTTGGCCGGCGAGGAACCGAACATCTTCTCACTGAATTTTTCCGGTGGGGCACTCTCCGATTTGGGCGTGTACTTGCTGTATGCTGCCATCGCATGGTTCGGTGTGCCAGAGGAAGTCGATTATGCCGCCAAGAAAATCCAGACGGGCGTTGACGGAGCCGGCACGATGCTGCTGAAATATCCGTATTTCACAGCCAGCCTGCACACGTCAAAAATTTACAATTCCTTCGCCGATTCAGAAATATACAGTGCCAAAAAAACACTGATTCTCGATGGGGTCAATTTGATCCAATCGGTGGAACTGGTGGACGGCGAGACCAACGAACGGTACCAATTGGCCGAAAAAGCATCCGGACATTTTATGGATGATGAGGTCCGTGCATTCGCGCGCGTCTTGAATGATCCGGAAAATCCTGATACTATAGAAGACTATGAACGTTGGACGCAGATCAGCCGAGACGTCAACCGGACAATGGAAGCTCTGCGTAAAAAAGCAGGCATCGTTTACCCAGCGGATTTAGATGAGGCATAG
- a CDS encoding metallophosphoesterase produces MNIKNKSLLKTAVLAGTAAYLHLQNTWIQKTEYTIPVKNLAPENEGLKIVQLSDIHLPKEKVDLNKLIDMTKAADPDFIFLTGDQIQGDGTFDPSVAEKLFRKLTAIAPTYAITGNHDRHSPMFTIVLDLYKQTGIRFLDDEAISVLAKGRKPIVIMGLSDKSSAIQKIAKDFLKKIRLRKDWQGQTCLLLAHRPEHFLKYHIDPEKSADITFAGHAHGGQIRIPRLGGLYAPGQGRMPRHTEGVYLLPTDPEKKLVVSRGIGGSSFPFRINNRPEMVIVTLTNGSTSESLEI; encoded by the coding sequence ATGAACATAAAAAACAAAAGCCTGCTGAAGACTGCCGTTTTGGCGGGCACAGCGGCCTATCTGCATCTCCAAAACACCTGGATCCAGAAGACCGAGTACACCATTCCGGTAAAGAATCTGGCGCCTGAAAACGAAGGGCTGAAGATAGTCCAGCTTTCCGATATCCATTTGCCGAAAGAAAAAGTCGATCTGAACAAGCTGATTGACATGACCAAAGCAGCGGATCCGGACTTTATCTTTCTTACTGGTGATCAGATTCAAGGGGATGGTACTTTTGATCCTTCAGTCGCGGAAAAACTGTTCCGGAAACTGACGGCGATTGCACCGACCTATGCCATAACAGGTAATCATGACCGCCATTCTCCGATGTTCACTATCGTGTTGGATTTGTACAAGCAGACAGGCATCCGTTTTCTGGACGATGAAGCAATCAGCGTCCTTGCAAAGGGTCGCAAGCCTATCGTGATCATGGGACTGAGCGACAAAAGCTCGGCCATTCAGAAAATCGCGAAGGACTTTCTGAAAAAGATCAGGCTGAGAAAAGATTGGCAAGGCCAAACATGTCTTTTGTTGGCGCACCGACCTGAACATTTTCTGAAGTACCATATCGATCCGGAGAAATCAGCTGATATCACCTTTGCTGGCCATGCTCATGGCGGCCAGATCCGCATCCCGAGATTGGGTGGGCTGTATGCTCCTGGACAAGGGCGGATGCCACGGCATACCGAAGGCGTTTATCTGTTGCCCACGGATCCGGAAAAGAAACTGGTCGTCAGCCGGGGCATCGGTGGGTCATCATTCCCGTTCCGCATCAACAACCGACCGGAAATGGTCATTGTGACCTTAACGAACGGCTCCACTTCAGAATCTTTGGAAATATGA
- a CDS encoding DUF1538 domain-containing protein, which produces MSIFTEKLREVLQSVLPITALVVLLHFTLTPLETIDLQRFLFGAFLIIIGLSIFLFGVDLGITPIGKFLGRGLARSNSMKYVLGMGLVLGFFISIAEPDLHILATQVSEVTNGMYPKNLLLIVVSVGIAVMLTIGLFRIVYRYPLNKAFTILYLAIFGLAYFSTNDLFAIAFDASGSTTGALTVPFMLALAVGVASLNRQTQSAEADSFGLVGIASSGAILAVLILGLFVRSDEPLSGSIPGHEAVAANWLAPFLYELPKIAGEILLAVSPILIIFVLNHVFFADEKLSKRAFRRIFLGMAYLFVGLVLFLTGVNAGFMEVGRKLGMLIAGMDSSIPVLIVGFVLGVLVILAEPAVYVLTHQIEDVTTGYVKRGIVLGFLSIGVGLAVLLSVVRVLVPWLQLWHYLVPGYLIILALSYKVPKLFVGIAFDAGGVASGPMTATFILAFIQGVAEITPDANVLLEGFGMIAMVAMMPIISLQLLGAIYQRNSIKEGL; this is translated from the coding sequence ATGAGTATATTTACAGAAAAATTAAGGGAAGTCCTGCAGTCCGTGCTGCCGATCACAGCGCTTGTTGTGCTGCTCCATTTCACCTTGACTCCGCTCGAAACCATTGATCTGCAGCGTTTCCTGTTCGGGGCGTTTTTGATCATCATCGGCTTATCCATCTTTCTTTTCGGCGTGGATCTCGGCATAACGCCAATCGGGAAATTTCTAGGGCGAGGCTTGGCCCGCAGCAACAGTATGAAATACGTGCTCGGAATGGGGCTTGTGCTCGGCTTCTTCATTTCGATAGCGGAGCCGGATCTGCATATTTTAGCGACGCAGGTTTCCGAGGTCACAAACGGCATGTATCCGAAAAACCTGCTTTTGATCGTCGTTTCCGTTGGCATCGCCGTTATGCTGACAATCGGTCTTTTCCGGATTGTTTACCGTTACCCGCTGAATAAGGCCTTCACTATCCTCTACCTGGCCATCTTTGGCTTAGCTTACTTCAGCACCAACGACCTGTTCGCCATCGCTTTTGATGCTTCGGGATCGACGACCGGCGCTTTGACAGTGCCTTTCATGCTGGCGTTGGCGGTCGGCGTCGCATCCCTGAATCGACAGACGCAATCAGCAGAGGCAGACAGCTTCGGTCTGGTTGGAATAGCCTCGTCTGGCGCCATTCTGGCCGTATTGATTTTGGGATTGTTCGTCCGTTCCGACGAACCGCTCTCGGGATCGATACCCGGACACGAAGCAGTCGCCGCCAATTGGCTTGCGCCATTCCTGTACGAGCTGCCGAAAATAGCGGGCGAAATCCTGTTGGCCGTTTCACCGATTCTGATCATTTTCGTGCTCAACCATGTCTTCTTCGCTGATGAGAAACTCTCCAAACGTGCTTTCCGCCGTATTTTCTTGGGGATGGCTTATCTGTTCGTCGGTTTGGTCCTTTTCCTGACTGGCGTGAATGCCGGCTTCATGGAAGTCGGCCGCAAACTCGGCATGCTGATTGCCGGAATGGACAGCTCCATTCCGGTCCTGATCGTCGGTTTTGTGCTGGGGGTATTGGTCATTTTGGCGGAACCTGCGGTATATGTATTGACGCATCAAATTGAAGATGTTACAACAGGGTATGTAAAGCGCGGTATCGTGCTGGGCTTCCTATCCATAGGCGTCGGCCTGGCCGTCTTGTTGTCGGTCGTGCGCGTGCTCGTACCATGGTTGCAACTGTGGCACTATCTCGTCCCCGGTTATCTGATCATCCTTGCCCTCTCCTATAAAGTTCCGAAGCTGTTCGTCGGGATTGCCTTTGATGCGGGCGGCGTGGCTTCAGGCCCGATGACGGCGACTTTCATTCTGGCATTCATTCAGGGTGTTGCGGAAATCACGCCGGATGCCAACGTGCTCTTGGAAGGCTTCGGGATGATTGCGATGGTGGCGATGATGCCGATCATTTCGTTGCAATTGTTGGGCGCCATTTATCAGCGCAACAGTATAAAGGAGGGTCTCTAA
- a CDS encoding aldo/keto reductase, producing MVKSLMDRMPLNDGFTIPGIGYGTWNVSNDEAEEMVFMAIMRGYRLIDTGSMYGNEVGVGRGIHKAINAGISRDDIFVVTKLGKDDMGFEKATDAIRASYDRLGLKYIDLFLIHFPSSDEGVTAATWKALEEAKDSGIVRSIGVSNFMRGDLKELLENSRIKPVVNQLEINPFNLMEEVDDFGYDNNIMTMAYSPLAKGRALEDGKVMKIAEKYNKTPAQIILRWAVQRDLIPIPKTKDADRMKENLDLFDFSLTDEELERITRIKKDSNFVKGHQDHNLGKRIGVDIRNSK from the coding sequence ATGGTGAAGAGCTTAATGGACAGAATGCCTTTGAATGATGGTTTTACAATCCCCGGAATCGGATACGGAACTTGGAACGTGAGCAATGATGAAGCTGAAGAGATGGTCTTCATGGCCATCATGCGTGGGTATCGCCTGATTGATACAGGCAGCATGTACGGAAACGAAGTCGGCGTAGGCCGCGGTATCCATAAAGCCATCAACGCAGGCATTTCCAGAGATGATATTTTTGTCGTGACCAAACTCGGTAAAGACGACATGGGCTTCGAAAAAGCAACAGACGCTATCCGTGCAAGCTACGACCGGCTCGGACTAAAGTACATTGATCTGTTCCTGATCCACTTCCCGAGCTCTGATGAAGGTGTAACTGCAGCCACTTGGAAAGCCTTGGAGGAAGCCAAGGATTCCGGAATCGTCCGCAGCATCGGCGTCTCCAACTTCATGCGTGGGGATCTGAAAGAACTATTGGAGAACTCCCGCATCAAACCAGTCGTGAACCAATTGGAAATCAATCCATTCAACCTCATGGAGGAAGTGGATGACTTCGGCTACGACAATAACATTATGACGATGGCCTACAGCCCATTGGCTAAGGGAAGAGCTTTGGAAGACGGCAAAGTTATGAAAATAGCTGAAAAATATAATAAAACACCGGCACAGATCATACTGAGATGGGCCGTACAACGCGACCTCATTCCGATTCCGAAAACAAAGGATGCCGACCGAATGAAGGAAAATCTTGATCTGTTCGATTTTAGTTTGACGGATGAGGAATTAGAAAGAATCACCCGCATCAAGAAAGACAGCAACTTCGTGAAGGGGCACCAAGACCACAATCTCGGTAAGAGAATCGGGGTCGACATCCGTAACAGTAAGTGA